A window of Esox lucius isolate fEsoLuc1 chromosome 18, fEsoLuc1.pri, whole genome shotgun sequence contains these coding sequences:
- the akap12b gene encoding A-kinase anchor protein 12b isoform X1: protein MGAQTSAQRDEKSQEDASAEELSAEVNVISEGDSVVDSKLQQKNGQISISRLNGKRDEQTGPNDHSEDNTLAEEVDGVTVSQKEEVPETMDSAALAPQVNGEKEETETPDSNITGAEEKEIEDKPGDANEVGFKKIFKFVGFKFTLKKDKNEKTDPVQLLTVKDKEAEGETSGSEETKEEAATGEEVKSDEHKVEPEIIIVEADTSETRAEAVTPVEALSETVDGDATEEVTEDAAEEKEAEEKEAEDPALATATQAGQEANHSPFRRFFTQGIFSNLRKKASMKKPKEEEPKDKAAEEEINVGVETADAVVGEEVVNAKEEVQGEPNELGPVATPVEAKPESAPESETAEALTEEIKKEVQTDVAVETSEATITDDAKPVDEKVKDAVEVDKAPVAVTTESEVLSSQEKVKAQGSPLKKLFTGAGLKKLSTKKPKKEKKDAEAKLTESGEQVAEQVQTSTESADFQKPESGASSPEESGVHAIGVEAAQAEASQEADGEVSSSDEGKKKEGIMPWSSFKKMVTPKKRVKRPSESEDEAAGEKTKSATLSSNESAVFMEKEKEEEPEPTEEEPKTENTEKLESSTEEHKKMKMDTSVSWEALMCMGGNKKRTRKTSDSEDEETKIEEKAPPALEDQAKSGESPLCSSGEADQENTVSSPEPSTSPTTGESTWDTLKRLVIHRKKPKPEDKTDESGGEQIVSDSEIPKEESSFSLRKLIPGRRKKKQLSSDLGSGEEDSDTPAVVPLSEYYSEPTEPKDSEPEMSVETVDAVDVVPISQAQSSIEERSPSWISATAVVENLQEILQDQLSDIPEEGAATPKSADTTITEDIVEQTSEAVTCQEQEPELSVAEVTADSVAESIVEKTSDSVTCQEQEPELSVAEVTADSVAEDIVEQSSESVKCQEPELSVAEINAEMILTTHEETTPLPSEPEPESLEVLQEAVEVVSDLPSLTSGEITQVQLEAAASVPELTPEIEFAESKSKVVLMVHEQNEVTAICTGLSTKKMEEVAVENTMMPIVESLAEMSNALSIEMPLEHKADTTEVADPTEDPVFEAQVEQVKSTFLEKPPENTVEDIPEHEIATEDKEPEVEKVATVNDIRTETEIIEAQFISGNTPKVELVDPIATTVENSIPADIVEVSEALVAEFQSKEMEVEETAAVEENSAVEEVNEPATRELLTSLTDANQAAVKECEANVAVVAPAEEFAIVKETVCFVSSPSESIETQQVEVTDAAVIETLSVAVAEPTGDDQIQVQVTEVGRTEAEETKEEGAMEETGLVIAQVVIQSSLKKVSEAEAEPNAPTATTTTEDSLPVQAVAAIEEEIEHVTEEKPVITETPVIQVEAPAPDTPAEKPATPETSAKTLKMQKEVHEAVQVIETVPVTVEITESIMEEVTMEAENVIKGKVEEIKLEVELKEAVEVNVSEEKVVAEIDGKELGINEEQRNVEPEEDVLQAQVGDVVQQVQEVITEVLTSVTAVEKSEVMFVTKETTVEEAPTETTEAPAQPERSIAEVLVPQTASVVIHAAQIVEEKASEEIHLEKVVEMDSIVSTLESKEAKKDALTPETIPDALTSVPDVADVIETTMKGDSSTIQELASDNAQTVLVEPQTEAVVVNHDSQVNSMEEVVVAMAATVSSTAETVEETAASVKCAEVMAQVIEVIEEAVKEIEPISTELTAAL from the coding sequence TTGACGGCGTGACCGTGTCTCAGAAGGAGGAGGTTCCTGAGACAATGGACAGTGCTGCGCTGGCCCCTCAAGTGaatggagaaaaggaggagacCGAGACACCTGACAGCAACATCACCGGAGCAGAAGAGAAGGAGATTGAGGACAAACCAGGCGATGCCAATGAGGTGGGCTTCAAGAAGATTTTCAAGTTTGTTGGCTTCAAGTTCACACTGAAGAAGGACAAGAATGAGAAGACAGACCCGGTGCAGCTGCTGACGGTGAAGGATAAGGAAGCGGAAGGAGAGACCAGCGGGTCTGAGGAAACTAAGGAGGAAGCTGCCACTGGAGAGGAGGTCAAATCTGATGAGCATAAAGTGGAGCCAGAGATTATCATTGTAGAGGCTGACACCTCAGAGACCCGTGCTGAGGCTGTGACTCCAGTGGAAGCCCTGTCTGAGACCGTGGATGGAGATGCTACAGAGGAAGTCACAGAGGATGCTGCTGAGGAGAAGGAGGCTGAGGAGAAGGAGGCTGAGGACCCAGCTTTAGCTACAGCTACCCAAGCTGGCCAGGAGGCCAACCACTCTCCCTTCAGAAGGTTCTTTACACAGGGAATCTTCTCCAACCTGCGCAAAAAGGCAAGCATGAAGAAGCCCAAAGAGGAGGAACCAAAGGATAAAGCTGCAGAGGAAGAAATAAATGTGGGAGTGGAGACAGCAGACGCTGTTGTGGGGGAGGAGGTAGTAAATGCAAAGGAGGAGGTGCAAGGAGAACCAAATGAGTTGGGCCCAGTTGCCACACCAGTGGAGGCTAAGCCTGAGTCTGCCCCAGAAAGTGAGACAGCCGAAGCCCTCACAGAAGAAATCAAAAAGGAGGTCCAAACAGACGTTGCAGTGGAAACCTCAGAAGCCACAATCACTGATGATGCAAAACCTGTGGATGAGAAAGTTAAAGATGCTGTGGAAGTAGACAAGGCCCCAGTTGCGGTCACTACTGAGTCTGAGGTGCTCTCATCACAGGAAAAGGTTAAGGCCCAGGGAAGCCCCCTGAAAAAGCTCTTCACTGGGGCCGGCCTGAAGAAGCTTTCAACCAAGAAACcgaaaaaagagaagaaagatgCAGAGGCCAAGCTTACAGAGTCTGGGGAACAGGTGGCTGAACAGGTTCAGACCTCCACAGAGTCAGCAGATTTCCAGAAACCTGAAAGTGGGGCTTCATCTCCGGAGGAGTCGGGTGTGCACGCAATTGGTGTAGAAGCTGCCCAAGCTGAGGCCAGTCAAGAGGCTGATGGAGAGGTTTCCAGCTCAGATGAAGGGAAGAAGAAAGAAGGTATCATGCCTTGGTCTTCCTTTAAGAAAATGGTAACGCCCAAGAAACGTGTCAAGAGGCCCTCTGAAAGCGAGGATGAGGCAGCTGGTGAGAAAACTAAGTCTGCCACCCTGTCTTCCAATGAGAGTGCAGTGTttatggagaaagagaaagaggaggaaccAGAACCCACTGAGGAGGAGCCAAAAACCGAAAATACTGAGAAGCTTGAGAGCAGCACTGAGGAACACAAAAAGATGAAGATGGACACCTCAGTTTCCTGGGAGGCCCTAATGTGTATGGGTGGCAACAAGAAAAGGACCAGGAAGACCTCTGACTCTGAAGATGAGGAGACAAAAATTGAAGAAAAGGCACCACCAGCTCTAGAGGATCAAGCTAAAAGTGGAGAGTCTCCTCTCTGCAGCTCTGGAGAGGCAGATCAGGAAAACACAGTGTCATCCCCTGAACCATCCACTAGCCCCACCACTGGAGAATCCACATGGGATACTCTCAAGCGTCTTGTCATCCACAGGAAGAAGCCCAAACCTGAGGACAAGACAGATGAATCCGGTGGTGAACAGATTGTCTCAGACAGTGAAATCCCCAAAGAAGAGTCCTCTTTCTCCCTAAGGAAACTCATTCCTGGACGCAGAAAGAAGAAGCAGCTTTCCTCAGATCTGGGGTCTGGTGAGGAAGACTCTGACACCCCAGCAGTGGTCCCTCTTTCGGAGTACTACAGTGAGCCGACTGAGCCAAAAGACTCGGAACCTGAAATGAGCGTGGAGACAGTTGATGCTGTGGATGTAGTACCTATTTCACAGGCTCAGTCATCCATCGAAGAGAGATCCCCCTCTTGGATCTCAGCCACAGCAGTTGTGGAAAACCTTCAAGAGATACTACAGGATCAGCTCAGCGACATCCCAGAAGAGGGTGCGGCTACCCCCAAATCTGCTGACACTACCATCACTGAGGACATTGTAGAGCAGACCTCAGAGGCAGTCACATGCCAGGAGCAGGAGCCTGAGCTTTCTGTTGCCGAGGTGACTGCTGATTCTGTTGCAGAAAGCATTGTAGAGAAAACCTCAGATTCAGTCACGTGCCAGGAGCAGGAACCTGAGCTGTCTGTTGCCGAGGTGACTGCAGATTCTGTTGCAGAGGACATCGTAGAGCAGAGCTCAGAGTCTGTCAAGTGCCAGGAGCCTGAGCTGTCTGTTGCTGAGATCAATGCAGAGATGATCCTCACCACACATGAAGAGACCACCCCTCTGCCCAGTGAGCCAGAGCCAGAGTCTCTGGAGGTCCTACAGGAGGCTGTAGAGGTGGTTAGTGATCTCCCAAGCCTGACTTCTGGTGAAATCACACAGGTCCAACTGGAAGCAGCTGCATCGGTTCCGGAACTCACACCAGAGATTGAGTTTGCTGAAAGCAAATCAAAAGTTGTCTTGATGGTGCATGAGCAAAATGAGGTCACCGCCATTTGCACTGGCCTCAGCACCAAGAAGATGGAAGAGGTGGCAGTGGAGAACACTATGATGCCTATTGTTGAGTCTCTAGCTGAGATGAGCAATGCTCTGTCCATTGAGATGCCGCTGGAACATAAGGCAGATACAACAGAGGTGGCTGACCCTACTGAAGACCCAGTGTTTGAGGCTCAGGTAGAGCAAGTTAAAAGCACATTCCTGGAGAAACCTCCAGAAAACACTGTTGAAGACATTCCAGAGCATGAGATAGCCACTGAGGATAAAGAACCTGAAGTTGAGAAAGTTGCCACAGTCAACGATATCCGGACGGAGACTGAAATCATTGAGGCCCAGTTTATAAGTGGGAACACACCCAAAGTGGAGCTGGTGGATCCCATTGCAACAACTGTTGAAAACTCAATACCTGCTGACATTGTGGAGGTCTCTGAGGCACTTGTTGCAGAGTTTCAAAGTAAAGAAATGGAGGTGGAAGAGACGGCTGCCGTCGAAGAGAATTCTGCTGTTGAGGAGGTGAATGAGCCTGCCACCCGAGAATTGCTTACGTCACTAACTGATGCCAACCAGGCTGCAGTAAAGGAGTGCGAAGCAAACGTGGCGGTTGTAGCCCCCGCCGAAGAGTTTGCCATTGTGAAGGAGACTGTGTGCTTTGTCAGCTCACCATCAGAGTCCATAGAAACTCAGCAAGTGGAGGTAACTGATGCTGCAGTGATAGAAACACTCTCAGTGGCAGTTGCAGAGCCCACTGGTGATGACCAAATCCAAGTGCAGGTGACTGAGGTTGGCCGTACAGAGGCAGAGGAAACAAAGGAGGAAGGGGCAATGGAGGAGACTGGCTTGGTTATTGCTCAGGTGGTCATCCAGAGCTCTCTCAAGAAAGTGTCTGAAGCTGAGGCTGAACCTAATGCTCCAACTGCCACCACCACAACTGAAGACTCTTTACCAGTCCAGGCAGTAGCAGCCATAGAGGAAGAGATTGAACATGTAACTGAGGAAAAACCAGTCATTACTGAAACTCCTGTAATTCAAGTTGAGGCACCAGCACCAGATACACCAGCCGAAAAACCTGCAACACCAGAGACATCAGCCAAAACTTTAAAAATGCAAAAGGAAGTCCATGAGGCAGTCCAGGTCATTGAGACAGTTCCAGTCACAGTTGAAATCACAGAGAGTATTATGGAAGAAGTTACAATGGAGGCAGAGAATGTTATTAAAGGAAAAGTTGAGGAGATAAAACTGGAAGTCGAATTAAAGGAAGCTGTGGAGGTTAATGTAAGTGAGGAGAAAGTTGTAGCAGAGATAGATGGAAAAGAATTGGGAATCAATGAGGAACAGAGAAATGTTGAGCCAGAAGAGGACGTTCTTCAAGCTCAAGTAGGGGATGTAGTTCAGCAAGTCCAAGAAGTGATTACAGAGGTTCTTACTTCCGTGACAGCTGTAGAGAAGTCAGAAGTAATGTTTGTGACAAAAGAGACAACAGTGGAAGAAGCCCCAACAGAGACCACCGAAGCCCCAGCCCAACCAGAGAGGTCGATTGCGGAAGTCTTGGTCCCACAGACAGCATCAGTGGTAATACATGCAGCACAGATTGTTGAAGAGAAAGCATCTGAGGAAATCCATTTGGAGAAGGTGGTGGAAATGGATTCCATTGTAAGCACGTTAGAGTCAAAGGAAGCCAAAAAAGACGCACTTACCCCTGAAACTATACCAGATGCCCTCACCTCCGTTCCAGATGTCGCTGATGTCATTGAGACAACCATGAAAGGTGACAGTTCCACAATTCAGGAACTGGCTTCTGACAACGCTCAAACGGTTCTAGTAGAGCCTCAAACTGAAGCTGTAGTTGTCAACCATGATTCCCAAGTTAACAGCATGGAGGAGGTTGTTGTCGCCATGGCTGCAACAGTATCCAGCACGGCAGAGACAGTGGAAGAGACGGCTGCATCAGTGAAGTGTGCAGAGGTTATGGCGCAGGTGATTGAGGTGATCGAGGAGGCTGTGAAGGAGATTGAACCGATCTCCACAGAGCTTACAGCAGCATTGTGA
- the akap12b gene encoding A-kinase anchor protein 12b isoform X2, producing the protein MLGTITLTVDGVTVSQKEEVPETMDSAALAPQVNGEKEETETPDSNITGAEEKEIEDKPGDANEVGFKKIFKFVGFKFTLKKDKNEKTDPVQLLTVKDKEAEGETSGSEETKEEAATGEEVKSDEHKVEPEIIIVEADTSETRAEAVTPVEALSETVDGDATEEVTEDAAEEKEAEEKEAEDPALATATQAGQEANHSPFRRFFTQGIFSNLRKKASMKKPKEEEPKDKAAEEEINVGVETADAVVGEEVVNAKEEVQGEPNELGPVATPVEAKPESAPESETAEALTEEIKKEVQTDVAVETSEATITDDAKPVDEKVKDAVEVDKAPVAVTTESEVLSSQEKVKAQGSPLKKLFTGAGLKKLSTKKPKKEKKDAEAKLTESGEQVAEQVQTSTESADFQKPESGASSPEESGVHAIGVEAAQAEASQEADGEVSSSDEGKKKEGIMPWSSFKKMVTPKKRVKRPSESEDEAAGEKTKSATLSSNESAVFMEKEKEEEPEPTEEEPKTENTEKLESSTEEHKKMKMDTSVSWEALMCMGGNKKRTRKTSDSEDEETKIEEKAPPALEDQAKSGESPLCSSGEADQENTVSSPEPSTSPTTGESTWDTLKRLVIHRKKPKPEDKTDESGGEQIVSDSEIPKEESSFSLRKLIPGRRKKKQLSSDLGSGEEDSDTPAVVPLSEYYSEPTEPKDSEPEMSVETVDAVDVVPISQAQSSIEERSPSWISATAVVENLQEILQDQLSDIPEEGAATPKSADTTITEDIVEQTSEAVTCQEQEPELSVAEVTADSVAESIVEKTSDSVTCQEQEPELSVAEVTADSVAEDIVEQSSESVKCQEPELSVAEINAEMILTTHEETTPLPSEPEPESLEVLQEAVEVVSDLPSLTSGEITQVQLEAAASVPELTPEIEFAESKSKVVLMVHEQNEVTAICTGLSTKKMEEVAVENTMMPIVESLAEMSNALSIEMPLEHKADTTEVADPTEDPVFEAQVEQVKSTFLEKPPENTVEDIPEHEIATEDKEPEVEKVATVNDIRTETEIIEAQFISGNTPKVELVDPIATTVENSIPADIVEVSEALVAEFQSKEMEVEETAAVEENSAVEEVNEPATRELLTSLTDANQAAVKECEANVAVVAPAEEFAIVKETVCFVSSPSESIETQQVEVTDAAVIETLSVAVAEPTGDDQIQVQVTEVGRTEAEETKEEGAMEETGLVIAQVVIQSSLKKVSEAEAEPNAPTATTTTEDSLPVQAVAAIEEEIEHVTEEKPVITETPVIQVEAPAPDTPAEKPATPETSAKTLKMQKEVHEAVQVIETVPVTVEITESIMEEVTMEAENVIKGKVEEIKLEVELKEAVEVNVSEEKVVAEIDGKELGINEEQRNVEPEEDVLQAQVGDVVQQVQEVITEVLTSVTAVEKSEVMFVTKETTVEEAPTETTEAPAQPERSIAEVLVPQTASVVIHAAQIVEEKASEEIHLEKVVEMDSIVSTLESKEAKKDALTPETIPDALTSVPDVADVIETTMKGDSSTIQELASDNAQTVLVEPQTEAVVVNHDSQVNSMEEVVVAMAATVSSTAETVEETAASVKCAEVMAQVIEVIEEAVKEIEPISTELTAAL; encoded by the coding sequence TTGACGGCGTGACCGTGTCTCAGAAGGAGGAGGTTCCTGAGACAATGGACAGTGCTGCGCTGGCCCCTCAAGTGaatggagaaaaggaggagacCGAGACACCTGACAGCAACATCACCGGAGCAGAAGAGAAGGAGATTGAGGACAAACCAGGCGATGCCAATGAGGTGGGCTTCAAGAAGATTTTCAAGTTTGTTGGCTTCAAGTTCACACTGAAGAAGGACAAGAATGAGAAGACAGACCCGGTGCAGCTGCTGACGGTGAAGGATAAGGAAGCGGAAGGAGAGACCAGCGGGTCTGAGGAAACTAAGGAGGAAGCTGCCACTGGAGAGGAGGTCAAATCTGATGAGCATAAAGTGGAGCCAGAGATTATCATTGTAGAGGCTGACACCTCAGAGACCCGTGCTGAGGCTGTGACTCCAGTGGAAGCCCTGTCTGAGACCGTGGATGGAGATGCTACAGAGGAAGTCACAGAGGATGCTGCTGAGGAGAAGGAGGCTGAGGAGAAGGAGGCTGAGGACCCAGCTTTAGCTACAGCTACCCAAGCTGGCCAGGAGGCCAACCACTCTCCCTTCAGAAGGTTCTTTACACAGGGAATCTTCTCCAACCTGCGCAAAAAGGCAAGCATGAAGAAGCCCAAAGAGGAGGAACCAAAGGATAAAGCTGCAGAGGAAGAAATAAATGTGGGAGTGGAGACAGCAGACGCTGTTGTGGGGGAGGAGGTAGTAAATGCAAAGGAGGAGGTGCAAGGAGAACCAAATGAGTTGGGCCCAGTTGCCACACCAGTGGAGGCTAAGCCTGAGTCTGCCCCAGAAAGTGAGACAGCCGAAGCCCTCACAGAAGAAATCAAAAAGGAGGTCCAAACAGACGTTGCAGTGGAAACCTCAGAAGCCACAATCACTGATGATGCAAAACCTGTGGATGAGAAAGTTAAAGATGCTGTGGAAGTAGACAAGGCCCCAGTTGCGGTCACTACTGAGTCTGAGGTGCTCTCATCACAGGAAAAGGTTAAGGCCCAGGGAAGCCCCCTGAAAAAGCTCTTCACTGGGGCCGGCCTGAAGAAGCTTTCAACCAAGAAACcgaaaaaagagaagaaagatgCAGAGGCCAAGCTTACAGAGTCTGGGGAACAGGTGGCTGAACAGGTTCAGACCTCCACAGAGTCAGCAGATTTCCAGAAACCTGAAAGTGGGGCTTCATCTCCGGAGGAGTCGGGTGTGCACGCAATTGGTGTAGAAGCTGCCCAAGCTGAGGCCAGTCAAGAGGCTGATGGAGAGGTTTCCAGCTCAGATGAAGGGAAGAAGAAAGAAGGTATCATGCCTTGGTCTTCCTTTAAGAAAATGGTAACGCCCAAGAAACGTGTCAAGAGGCCCTCTGAAAGCGAGGATGAGGCAGCTGGTGAGAAAACTAAGTCTGCCACCCTGTCTTCCAATGAGAGTGCAGTGTttatggagaaagagaaagaggaggaaccAGAACCCACTGAGGAGGAGCCAAAAACCGAAAATACTGAGAAGCTTGAGAGCAGCACTGAGGAACACAAAAAGATGAAGATGGACACCTCAGTTTCCTGGGAGGCCCTAATGTGTATGGGTGGCAACAAGAAAAGGACCAGGAAGACCTCTGACTCTGAAGATGAGGAGACAAAAATTGAAGAAAAGGCACCACCAGCTCTAGAGGATCAAGCTAAAAGTGGAGAGTCTCCTCTCTGCAGCTCTGGAGAGGCAGATCAGGAAAACACAGTGTCATCCCCTGAACCATCCACTAGCCCCACCACTGGAGAATCCACATGGGATACTCTCAAGCGTCTTGTCATCCACAGGAAGAAGCCCAAACCTGAGGACAAGACAGATGAATCCGGTGGTGAACAGATTGTCTCAGACAGTGAAATCCCCAAAGAAGAGTCCTCTTTCTCCCTAAGGAAACTCATTCCTGGACGCAGAAAGAAGAAGCAGCTTTCCTCAGATCTGGGGTCTGGTGAGGAAGACTCTGACACCCCAGCAGTGGTCCCTCTTTCGGAGTACTACAGTGAGCCGACTGAGCCAAAAGACTCGGAACCTGAAATGAGCGTGGAGACAGTTGATGCTGTGGATGTAGTACCTATTTCACAGGCTCAGTCATCCATCGAAGAGAGATCCCCCTCTTGGATCTCAGCCACAGCAGTTGTGGAAAACCTTCAAGAGATACTACAGGATCAGCTCAGCGACATCCCAGAAGAGGGTGCGGCTACCCCCAAATCTGCTGACACTACCATCACTGAGGACATTGTAGAGCAGACCTCAGAGGCAGTCACATGCCAGGAGCAGGAGCCTGAGCTTTCTGTTGCCGAGGTGACTGCTGATTCTGTTGCAGAAAGCATTGTAGAGAAAACCTCAGATTCAGTCACGTGCCAGGAGCAGGAACCTGAGCTGTCTGTTGCCGAGGTGACTGCAGATTCTGTTGCAGAGGACATCGTAGAGCAGAGCTCAGAGTCTGTCAAGTGCCAGGAGCCTGAGCTGTCTGTTGCTGAGATCAATGCAGAGATGATCCTCACCACACATGAAGAGACCACCCCTCTGCCCAGTGAGCCAGAGCCAGAGTCTCTGGAGGTCCTACAGGAGGCTGTAGAGGTGGTTAGTGATCTCCCAAGCCTGACTTCTGGTGAAATCACACAGGTCCAACTGGAAGCAGCTGCATCGGTTCCGGAACTCACACCAGAGATTGAGTTTGCTGAAAGCAAATCAAAAGTTGTCTTGATGGTGCATGAGCAAAATGAGGTCACCGCCATTTGCACTGGCCTCAGCACCAAGAAGATGGAAGAGGTGGCAGTGGAGAACACTATGATGCCTATTGTTGAGTCTCTAGCTGAGATGAGCAATGCTCTGTCCATTGAGATGCCGCTGGAACATAAGGCAGATACAACAGAGGTGGCTGACCCTACTGAAGACCCAGTGTTTGAGGCTCAGGTAGAGCAAGTTAAAAGCACATTCCTGGAGAAACCTCCAGAAAACACTGTTGAAGACATTCCAGAGCATGAGATAGCCACTGAGGATAAAGAACCTGAAGTTGAGAAAGTTGCCACAGTCAACGATATCCGGACGGAGACTGAAATCATTGAGGCCCAGTTTATAAGTGGGAACACACCCAAAGTGGAGCTGGTGGATCCCATTGCAACAACTGTTGAAAACTCAATACCTGCTGACATTGTGGAGGTCTCTGAGGCACTTGTTGCAGAGTTTCAAAGTAAAGAAATGGAGGTGGAAGAGACGGCTGCCGTCGAAGAGAATTCTGCTGTTGAGGAGGTGAATGAGCCTGCCACCCGAGAATTGCTTACGTCACTAACTGATGCCAACCAGGCTGCAGTAAAGGAGTGCGAAGCAAACGTGGCGGTTGTAGCCCCCGCCGAAGAGTTTGCCATTGTGAAGGAGACTGTGTGCTTTGTCAGCTCACCATCAGAGTCCATAGAAACTCAGCAAGTGGAGGTAACTGATGCTGCAGTGATAGAAACACTCTCAGTGGCAGTTGCAGAGCCCACTGGTGATGACCAAATCCAAGTGCAGGTGACTGAGGTTGGCCGTACAGAGGCAGAGGAAACAAAGGAGGAAGGGGCAATGGAGGAGACTGGCTTGGTTATTGCTCAGGTGGTCATCCAGAGCTCTCTCAAGAAAGTGTCTGAAGCTGAGGCTGAACCTAATGCTCCAACTGCCACCACCACAACTGAAGACTCTTTACCAGTCCAGGCAGTAGCAGCCATAGAGGAAGAGATTGAACATGTAACTGAGGAAAAACCAGTCATTACTGAAACTCCTGTAATTCAAGTTGAGGCACCAGCACCAGATACACCAGCCGAAAAACCTGCAACACCAGAGACATCAGCCAAAACTTTAAAAATGCAAAAGGAAGTCCATGAGGCAGTCCAGGTCATTGAGACAGTTCCAGTCACAGTTGAAATCACAGAGAGTATTATGGAAGAAGTTACAATGGAGGCAGAGAATGTTATTAAAGGAAAAGTTGAGGAGATAAAACTGGAAGTCGAATTAAAGGAAGCTGTGGAGGTTAATGTAAGTGAGGAGAAAGTTGTAGCAGAGATAGATGGAAAAGAATTGGGAATCAATGAGGAACAGAGAAATGTTGAGCCAGAAGAGGACGTTCTTCAAGCTCAAGTAGGGGATGTAGTTCAGCAAGTCCAAGAAGTGATTACAGAGGTTCTTACTTCCGTGACAGCTGTAGAGAAGTCAGAAGTAATGTTTGTGACAAAAGAGACAACAGTGGAAGAAGCCCCAACAGAGACCACCGAAGCCCCAGCCCAACCAGAGAGGTCGATTGCGGAAGTCTTGGTCCCACAGACAGCATCAGTGGTAATACATGCAGCACAGATTGTTGAAGAGAAAGCATCTGAGGAAATCCATTTGGAGAAGGTGGTGGAAATGGATTCCATTGTAAGCACGTTAGAGTCAAAGGAAGCCAAAAAAGACGCACTTACCCCTGAAACTATACCAGATGCCCTCACCTCCGTTCCAGATGTCGCTGATGTCATTGAGACAACCATGAAAGGTGACAGTTCCACAATTCAGGAACTGGCTTCTGACAACGCTCAAACGGTTCTAGTAGAGCCTCAAACTGAAGCTGTAGTTGTCAACCATGATTCCCAAGTTAACAGCATGGAGGAGGTTGTTGTCGCCATGGCTGCAACAGTATCCAGCACGGCAGAGACAGTGGAAGAGACGGCTGCATCAGTGAAGTGTGCAGAGGTTATGGCGCAGGTGATTGAGGTGATCGAGGAGGCTGTGAAGGAGATTGAACCGATCTCCACAGAGCTTACAGCAGCATTGTGA